In one Brassica oleracea var. oleracea cultivar TO1000 chromosome C9, BOL, whole genome shotgun sequence genomic region, the following are encoded:
- the LOC106317180 gene encoding uncharacterized protein LOC106317180, giving the protein MDLSDLEYSDAGESGWTMYLDHSCSVTLHHFDDDNGVTKQEHDDDSSMVSDASSGPPYYSEEAVPEDPLQQNTQYWCKSRIKNKKKVHEEQGYIERFNSCLDDTASSLATGKEVSAHKKHRDQYQQLDYFSQSYSTRRIIKGKYESGFLQQAFPVEKFASDHQGYGGSNQIKRTG; this is encoded by the exons ATGGATTTGTCGGATTTAGAATACAGCGATGCGGGAGAATCAGGTTGGACAATGTACTTAGACCATTCTTGTTCTGTTACATTGCATCATTTTGATGATGACAATGGAGTAACAAAACAAGAACATGATGATGATTCTTCAATGGTGTCGGATGCATCATCCGGGCCTCCTTATTACTCTGAAGAGGCAGTCCCTGAGGATCCCCTCCAACAAAACACACAATATTGGTGCAAGAGCAGAATCAAGAACAAGAAGAAGGTTCATGAAGAACAAGGATATATTGAGCGATTCAATTCTTGTCTTGATGACACAGCTTCTTCATTG GCAACTGGAAAAGAAGTATCAGCACATAAGAAACATCGAGATCAATACCAACAATTAGATTATTTCTCCCAAAGCTACTCCACAAGAAGAATAATCAAG GGAAAATATGAATCGGGTTTCCTACAACAAGCTTTCCCGGTTGAGAAATTTGCATCGGATCATCAAGGTTATG GCGGCAGTAACCAGATAAAGAGAACAGGATAA